The following coding sequences are from one Thermoproteota archaeon window:
- a CDS encoding zinc finger domain-containing protein: MSSESLVFTLVPPDEDVYCTSCGKKVTYEQGFVAFRCPNCGEAVIVRCKVCRKQANEYVCPNCGFVGP, from the coding sequence GTGTCCAGCGAGAGCCTAGTCTTCACCCTAGTACCTCCCGACGAGGATGTTTACTGCACCTCGTGCGGTAAGAAGGTCACTTACGAGCAGGGATTCGTGGCCTTCCGCTGCCCTAACTGCGGAGAGGCTGTCATAGTGAGGTGCAAGGTCTGCAGGAAGCAGGCCAACGAGTATGTCTGCCCTAACTGCGGGTTCGTTGGTCCGTGA
- a CDS encoding glycosyltransferase family 4 protein translates to MRIALVGPYHPDIGGVQIYTMHLAGELMSLGHDVVVVSYHYASSRWGEQVRRSPNVGIRGLRGLAFMTHSAFSLVREGPDVALAQYAITSGVAAWLASFLGVPYTVTFHGSDLRISPRLSRIASSRAEAVISVSSWLAERLEDSGIEVSEIIPGGINPEPFLALPPKEEVREGLGLDPRDKLVLSVGALIEAKGFDMVPEVAALLSRRGIDAKFLLIGEGPLRRIIEGNADRLSVRNRIILLGRKKFEETVKYYKAADLLLHPARYEGYGLVIREAMAAGTPVITTDVGGARDLVEDGVNGYIEDRDAEKIADRVAFLLLNDDLREEMGERGRDKALSRTWRHVALDYLRLLGKVLS, encoded by the coding sequence ATGAGGATAGCGCTCGTGGGGCCTTACCATCCAGACATTGGCGGCGTGCAGATATACACCATGCACCTAGCTGGAGAGCTCATGTCCCTAGGGCACGATGTGGTCGTCGTCTCCTACCACTACGCCAGCTCTAGGTGGGGAGAGCAGGTGAGGAGGTCCCCTAACGTGGGGATTCGGGGTCTCAGGGGGCTCGCGTTCATGACCCATTCGGCATTCTCGCTAGTCAGGGAGGGACCGGATGTGGCCCTAGCCCAGTACGCCATAACTTCCGGCGTCGCCGCCTGGCTTGCAAGCTTCCTCGGAGTGCCCTACACCGTCACATTTCACGGCAGTGATCTCAGGATCTCGCCCCGCCTCTCCAGAATTGCATCCTCTAGGGCTGAAGCGGTGATCTCCGTGAGTAGTTGGTTGGCCGAGCGCCTCGAGGATTCGGGCATAGAGGTAAGCGAGATCATACCTGGAGGTATCAATCCAGAGCCCTTTCTAGCCCTCCCTCCCAAGGAGGAGGTGAGAGAGGGGCTGGGCTTGGATCCCAGAGATAAGCTAGTCTTATCGGTCGGGGCCCTGATCGAGGCCAAGGGGTTCGACATGGTCCCGGAGGTGGCGGCCCTCCTGTCGAGGAGGGGGATAGACGCGAAGTTCCTCCTGATCGGGGAGGGTCCCCTCAGAAGGATCATAGAGGGGAACGCCGACCGCCTGAGTGTGAGGAACCGCATCATCCTTCTAGGTCGTAAGAAGTTCGAGGAGACGGTCAAATACTATAAAGCGGCCGATCTCCTCCTCCATCCAGCTAGGTATGAGGGCTACGGATTGGTGATAAGGGAGGCGATGGCTGCTGGCACTCCCGTGATCACCACTGACGTGGGTGGGGCTAGGGACCTAGTGGAGGATGGGGTGAATGGTTACATCGAGGATAGGGATGCCGAGAAGATAGCAGATAGGGTGGCCTTCCTCCTACTGAACGACGATCTCAGGGAGGAGATGGGTGAGAGAGGTAGGGATAAGGCCCTATCTAGGACGTGGAGGCATGTTGCCCTAGATTACCTGAGATTGCTTGGGAAGGTGCTCTCATGA
- the fen gene encoding flap endonuclease-1 — protein MGVKIGDLIAKKVELRLKDLSGKRLALDAFNAMYQFLAKIRQPDGTPLMTSKGEITSVHSGVFYRTANLLKEGIIPVYVFDGEPPEFKAETVEERIKMREEAEERWKEALQKGDLEEARKYAQAALMVTDEMVEDAKQILRLMGVPVVQAPSEGEAQAAYMAAKGDVWAAASQDYDSLLFGAPKLVRNVTITGKRKLPGKNIYVDVHPELIELKGVLEAHGITREQLILIGILVGTDYNPGGVRGIGVKRALELVKRFPKPEILFSKVNWEFDVDARSIFEFFLNPPTTDNYDTNLKRPDREGLLKFMVEEHEFSEDRVRKVIDEIEEAYKMLAGGGLEAWF, from the coding sequence ATGGGGGTCAAGATAGGTGACCTCATAGCCAAGAAGGTGGAGCTCAGGCTGAAGGACCTGTCTGGAAAGAGGTTGGCCCTCGATGCGTTCAACGCGATGTACCAGTTCCTCGCCAAGATAAGGCAGCCAGATGGCACGCCTTTAATGACCAGCAAGGGGGAGATAACCAGCGTCCACTCTGGGGTCTTCTACAGGACCGCGAACCTGCTGAAGGAGGGGATAATTCCCGTCTACGTTTTCGATGGAGAGCCACCGGAGTTTAAGGCCGAGACCGTTGAGGAGCGCATAAAGATGAGGGAGGAAGCTGAGGAGAGGTGGAAGGAAGCACTCCAGAAGGGAGATCTGGAGGAGGCCAGGAAGTACGCCCAAGCAGCGTTGATGGTCACGGATGAGATGGTGGAGGACGCTAAGCAGATACTCCGACTGATGGGCGTTCCAGTCGTGCAGGCGCCAAGCGAGGGTGAAGCCCAAGCCGCCTACATGGCCGCCAAGGGGGATGTCTGGGCCGCCGCCTCCCAAGATTACGATTCCCTCCTGTTCGGCGCGCCAAAGCTCGTTAGAAATGTTACGATCACAGGTAAGAGGAAGCTTCCAGGGAAGAATATCTACGTTGATGTGCATCCCGAGTTAATAGAGTTGAAAGGGGTTCTAGAAGCCCACGGGATCACTAGGGAGCAGCTGATACTCATAGGCATCCTAGTGGGGACCGACTACAACCCCGGGGGTGTCAGGGGAATAGGAGTAAAGAGGGCATTGGAGCTCGTGAAGAGATTCCCGAAGCCCGAGATCCTCTTCTCTAAGGTGAATTGGGAGTTCGATGTGGATGCCCGAAGCATATTCGAGTTCTTCCTGAATCCACCCACCACCGATAATTATGACACCAACCTGAAGAGGCCCGATAGGGAGGGATTGCTCAAGTTCATGGTTGAGGAGCACGAATTCTCGGAGGACAGGGTGAGAAAGGTGATAGATGAGATCGAGGAGGCGTACAAGATGTTGGCCGGGGGAGGGCTGGAGGCCTGGTTCTGA
- the pth2 gene encoding peptidyl-tRNA hydrolase Pth2 has translation MRYKQVIVVRKDLGMSCGKLAVQVAHASLEAAEVVRKRMPDLYRMWREEGAKKVVVQVGSEDELMDLYREALEMDLPAVLIRDAGLTELEPGTPTAVGIGPHESERIDRVTGRLRLYR, from the coding sequence ATGAGGTACAAGCAGGTCATAGTGGTGAGGAAGGATCTGGGAATGAGCTGCGGCAAACTTGCGGTTCAGGTAGCCCACGCATCACTCGAGGCAGCGGAAGTGGTGAGAAAGAGGATGCCGGATTTGTACAGAATGTGGAGAGAGGAGGGAGCCAAGAAGGTGGTCGTTCAGGTGGGGAGCGAGGACGAGCTCATGGATCTCTATCGGGAGGCTTTGGAGATGGACCTGCCTGCGGTCCTGATAAGGGATGCTGGCCTGACCGAGCTGGAACCCGGAACTCCCACGGCCGTTGGGATAGGGCCCCACGAGAGCGAGAGGATCGATAGGGTCACCGGGAGGCTGAGGCTGTACAGGTGA